Proteins encoded within one genomic window of Deltaproteobacteria bacterium:
- a CDS encoding prepilin-type N-terminal cleavage/methylation domain-containing protein has product MKPRCKGFTLLEIMIALAFIAVALVTVIQAQGQGVKLTEQVRFTSRTVFLARQVMAEAQARADLTEGVERGTFDEPLNDLAWERSVVPLPILQGLYKIVIRIHHTGSPAHEGLVLEGIVYKEPR; this is encoded by the coding sequence ATGAAACCGCGCTGCAAAGGGTTCACCCTCCTGGAGATCATGATCGCCCTGGCCTTTATCGCGGTGGCGCTGGTGACCGTTATTCAGGCTCAGGGCCAGGGCGTCAAGCTGACCGAACAGGTCCGCTTCACCTCCCGGACCGTCTTTCTGGCCCGGCAGGTCATGGCCGAAGCCCAGGCCCGCGCCGATCTGACCGAGGGCGTGGAAAGAGGCACTTTTGATGAGCCCCTCAACGATCTGGCCTGGGAGCGGAGTGTCGTTCCCCTGCCTATCCTTCAGGGGCTTTACAAGATCGTGATTCGGATACACCACACCGGCAGCCCGGCCCATGAGGGCCTGGTCCTGGAAGGCATTGTTTACAAGGAGCCGCGATGA
- a CDS encoding prepilin-type N-terminal cleavage/methylation domain-containing protein: MKQIPTGLKGGFTLIEMLVVMVLIGLLLSLVLPRFGGVGETERLRTAMRLLAAQAMEAHSQAVTEARPWFFCLDLDRTRSWLAVKRPEPGEKTGPEVRSIHLPSGLKFRDVIHPAGGMFRDGVVAFAFWPNGGNEPGTIHVKNDAGEEMTLFLRPYLGQSEIHQGYLREEVE, from the coding sequence GTGAAGCAGATACCCACCGGCTTAAAGGGCGGTTTCACCCTGATCGAGATGCTGGTGGTGATGGTCCTGATCGGCCTGCTTCTCTCTTTGGTCTTGCCTCGTTTCGGCGGGGTGGGAGAAACGGAGCGGCTGCGGACCGCGATGCGTCTCCTGGCCGCTCAGGCCATGGAAGCCCACAGCCAGGCCGTCACCGAAGCCCGGCCCTGGTTTTTCTGCCTGGACCTGGATCGCACCAGGTCCTGGCTGGCCGTCAAGAGGCCCGAACCGGGCGAGAAGACGGGTCCGGAGGTCCGCTCGATCCATTTGCCATCCGGTCTCAAGTTCAGAGACGTCATTCATCCGGCCGGAGGCATGTTCAGGGACGGCGTGGTGGCTTTTGCCTTCTGGCCCAACGGCGGTAACGAGCCGGGGACCATCCATGTGAAGAATGACGCCGGAGAGGAGATGACTCTTTTCCTGCGGCCTTACCTCGGGCAGAGCGAAATCCATCAGGGCTACCTGCGGGAGGAAGTGGAATGA
- the gspG gene encoding type II secretion system major pseudopilin GspG, translated as MNTIPYIRRACWRQVGFTLVEILVVVVILGILAGLIVPRIMGRPEEARRVKARLQIESLEATLKLFKLDNGFYPDTEQGLQALVEKPATGRIPLRWREEGYLDKGQVPRDPWGHDFVYLSPGVRNKDFDLLSLGADGEEGGTGSDADITNWETETSSP; from the coding sequence ATGAATACAATTCCGTATATACGTCGGGCCTGTTGGCGTCAGGTCGGTTTTACCCTGGTTGAAATCCTGGTGGTGGTCGTTATTCTGGGCATCCTGGCCGGGCTGATTGTGCCCAGGATTATGGGTCGGCCCGAGGAGGCCAGGCGGGTCAAGGCGCGCCTGCAGATTGAAAGCCTGGAGGCGACTCTCAAGCTTTTCAAGCTGGATAACGGCTTCTACCCCGACACGGAGCAGGGCCTGCAGGCCCTGGTCGAGAAGCCGGCCACGGGCCGTATTCCCTTGCGCTGGCGGGAGGAAGGCTACCTGGACAAGGGTCAGGTTCCCCGGGATCCCTGGGGTCATGATTTCGTGTATCTCTCGCCAGGTGTGCGTAACAAGGACTTTGATCTCCTGTCCCTGGGGGCTGACGGAGAAGAGGGAGGAACAGGCTCTGACGCGGACATCACCAACTGGGAGACAGAAACCTCGAGCCCCTGA
- a CDS encoding prepilin-type N-terminal cleavage/methylation domain-containing protein, whose protein sequence is MSRRTGLTLLDLLVAMAILAVILTSIYWVFANHQRSVEAASESRDAYGQGRIILDRMVRDLAGAWLPAGNRLKTGFSYIFDGQKDRLNLITTARLSPDIAPGLDLVEVGYRTVENEDGEELTLLRRQDRTPDGEALEGGTEIFLTRSLRHFEISYINRLGEELSTWQAKDAGGLPRAVRINLTLSVAPDKKETFTTVVALALSWPKVKIIELPAGLEGFF, encoded by the coding sequence ATGAGCCGACGAACCGGCCTGACCCTTCTGGACCTGCTTGTGGCCATGGCGATCCTGGCCGTTATCCTGACGAGCATTTACTGGGTCTTCGCCAACCACCAGCGATCCGTTGAAGCGGCCTCAGAGTCGAGAGACGCCTATGGCCAGGGCCGCATTATCCTGGACCGCATGGTCCGGGACCTGGCCGGGGCATGGCTTCCGGCTGGCAATCGTTTAAAGACCGGTTTTTCCTATATCTTTGACGGCCAGAAGGACCGCCTGAACCTTATCACCACGGCCCGCCTCTCGCCGGACATCGCCCCCGGTCTGGACCTGGTCGAAGTCGGGTACCGGACCGTTGAAAATGAAGACGGAGAGGAGCTGACCCTGCTGCGGCGCCAGGACCGGACTCCGGACGGAGAAGCACTGGAAGGCGGAACCGAGATCTTCTTGACCAGGTCCCTGCGTCACTTCGAGATCAGCTACATCAACCGGTTGGGTGAAGAACTGTCCACCTGGCAGGCCAAGGACGCCGGCGGCCTGCCTCGCGCCGTCAGAATTAACCTGACCCTGAGCGTGGCGCCGGACAAAAAAGAGACCTTCACCACCGTGGTGGCCCTGGCGCTGTCCTGGCCCAAGGTCAAGATCATCGAACTCCCGGCCGGTTTGGAGGGGTTCTTTTGA